GTTTTTCATCATGCCTTTAATATTCAAATCTTCCATAACAACTTTAGATGGCTTGGTTTTCACGATCTCATTCGTTGTTTGATGCAAATAATTGTTTCTTATATTTGCTAATTTACGGTGTACTAACTTTATTTTCTTTTCGAGTTTTATAATGTTGCATGTTTTGACGAAACGGTTTCCCTCCTTATTCATTTCATATTTTTTTGATAGGGTGCGTTGCAACCTACGCAACTTCTTTTCCATCTTTTTGATTCTTTTTGTTTTGTTTATATTTTTAAACGTCATTCCATTACTACATACAGCTAAATCTTTAATACCTACATCAACACCGATAACTTCATCTGTTAATTCAATTTTCGATTGTTCTTCTTCCACTCCAACGGATAAATACCAGTACTTTCCGTCAAAACTTACTCTAGGGTTCATGTATTTCACTTCCATCGGAATTTGTTCAGTTGTGTTAACCCATCCTACCTTTTCGATCAACACTTTCATTGGCTTTACTTTCAACTTTTCCGTGTCATTGTAAAACGATGGTTTACTTTTACGTCTGCTCTTAAACTTTGGTTTGTCAGCCAGACCTTTAAAGAAACGTTTATAAGCATTACAAGCATCTTTAACAGCTTGTTTAGCCACGTTATTTGACACTTCATTTAGCCATTGCAACTCAGTTTTCTTTAATTGGGTTAGTTCTTTCCTCAACGTACCATCTAAGATAAACTTCCCACCGTTGTTGTAGTTTTCTTCTTGTCTTGCCAATGTCCAGTTGTAGATGAATCTTGCTGTACCAACGGATTGCCAAAGCTTCTGCTCTTGCTCTTCATTCGGCTTGATTCTAATTTTCTTGGCTAGGATCATCTTCAACTAACTCCTTAATCATTTTCTTAGCTTTGTTGGCTCTTTTACCTTGAAGTCTGCAACTAAACACAGTCACAATTTGAATTAAATCCTCAACTAATTCTTGTTCTTCGGTTTTTTCCGTGTGATCTATAATTTCAATTGTTGTTCCATATTTGTCACATAGATTTTCTATTAATTCAAAACCAAATCGAATTAAACGATCTTTATAAAGGATGACTACTTTCTCTACTTCTGAATTCGTAATCTTATCTATGAGTTGATTTAATC
The window above is part of the Chengkuizengella sp. SCS-71B genome. Proteins encoded here:
- a CDS encoding RNA-guided endonuclease TnpB family protein, coding for MILAKKIRIKPNEEQEQKLWQSVGTARFIYNWTLARQEENYNNGGKFILDGTLRKELTQLKKTELQWLNEVSNNVAKQAVKDACNAYKRFFKGLADKPKFKSRRKSKPSFYNDTEKLKVKPMKVLIEKVGWVNTTEQIPMEVKYMNPRVSFDGKYWYLSVGVEEEQSKIELTDEVIGVDVGIKDLAVCSNGMTFKNINKTKRIKKMEKKLRRLQRTLSKKYEMNKEGNRFVKTCNIIKLEKKIKLVHRKLANIRNNYLHQTTNEIVKTKPSKVVMEDLNIKGMMKNKHLSKAIAKQCLHEFKKQMEYKCKFYGIELILADKWYPSSKTCSCCGEVKKDLKLSDRTYQCNSCGLVIDRDYNASLNLSNYQQISVISL